The Agromyces mariniharenae sequence CGCCGAGAGCCACCAGAAGTCCATGACGAACGCGGCGAGCGCCATGCCCGCGAACACGATGAACATGCGGCGCGCGGTCGACCACGGCCCGATCGGCACGTGCCCGAGGAAGAGGCCGCCCGCGAGGCTGCCGACCGAGAAGATGGCGAGCACGATGCCGGCCTCGGCGCCATCGTGCCCGAACACGGCGACGACGCCGGCCTCGACCGCGGCGCACGCGCCGATGAGGAGGAAGCCGACGATCGTCGCGAGCATGACCGGCGGGCGGGTGAGCACCGCGCCGAACCGCCGCTTGGAGCGGGGGATGCGAACGCGCCCGAGCTCGGGGGAGGAGATGAACCAGATGCCGCCGCCGATCATCATGGCCGCGGCGAGCAGGATGCCCCAGACGGTGCCGATCTGCGTGGACACGAACGTCGTGACGACGGGACCGACGACCCAGATGATCTCCTGCGCCGACGCGTCGAGCGAGAAGAGCGGCGTGAGCTGCCGGGAGTTCACCATCTTCGGGTAGATGGTGCGCACGGCGGACTGCACGGGCGGCGTCGAGAGGCCGGCCACGAGGCCGACCGCCATGTAGGCCGGCACCGTGAGCGGCAGCACGCCGATGGCGACGACGGCGGTCGCGCAGATCACGAGCGTGGTGATGAGCACCGGGCGCATGCCGAGGCGGCCCATGAGCCGGCTCGTGAGGGGTCCGGCGACGGCCTGGCCGATCGACGTGGCGGCGAGCACGAGGCCCGCCGCGCCGTAGGAGCCGGTCTGCTGCTCGACGTGCAGGAGGAACGCGAGCGAGAGCATCCCCGAGGGGAACCGAGCGGTCAGCTGGGCGGCGATGATACGAGCGACGCCCGAGGTTCTGAGGAGATCGGTGTAGCTGCCCACGGTCCGTCCACTCTATCGACGCGGATGCCGCGGGAACGCGCCTATCAGTCATGGCGTATATAACGGTGAAGTGATAATCTGACGGTGTGCACGCGTTCGACGTCCTCGGCGACCCGGTGCGCCGCCGCATCCTCGACCTCCTGGCCGGCGGCGAGACGAGCGCGGGTGAGGTCGTCGACGTGGTGGGCGAAGAGTTCGGCATCACCCAGCCCGCCGTGTCGCGGCAGCTGCGCATCCTGCGCGAGCACGGCTTCGCCACCGTGCGGCCCGATGGCGCGCGCCGGCTCTACTCCATCGATCCCGGTGGACTCGACGACGCCGACCGCCAGCTCGAGCGCTACCGCACGATGTGGACCGCGGGGCTCGCGGCGTTGCACACCGAGGTCGCCCGCGGCAAGCGCAGCCGTCGCGCCGCCGCGGGGCGCGCCCCACGAGAGGAGCCATGATGGCCGTGACGAGCGACATCGCCCCCGATGAGCCCGGGCTGCTGCTCGAGTTCCACGAGGTGTACGACACCGACCCCGACGACCTGTGGCAGGCGATCACGACGCCCGAGCGCCTCGCGCGCTTCATGGCCGTGCACCGAGGCGAGTTCCGGCTGGGCGGCCGGTGGCAGGCGTTCGGGACGGACGGCACGGTCTACTGCGACGGCGAGGTCACCGCATGCGACCGGCCGCACGGCTTCACGACGACCTGGACCGTCGTCGGCGAGCCGCCGAGCCTGCTGACCGTGGCGCTCGAACCCGATGGCGAGCGCACCCGCCTGCACATCCGGCACGAGCACGTGACGCAGCCCGAGTACGGGCCCGGCTGGCACGCCTACCTCGAGGCGCTCTCCCGGCACCTCGCCGAGCCCGACGCACCGCGCGACCGCGACGCGTGGGTCCGCCGCTTCGGCGAGCTCGCGCCGGCCTACGAGGAGCGATTCGCAGCGCTCGGCGTCTCGGGAGGCGTCGCGGAGGACTGACGGTGCGGCGCCGGGGCGCTCAGCCCCCGACCTCGGCCAGCGCCTTCGCGATGCGCTGCGGCGACACGGTCTCGGCCGTGCGGAGCTCCTGCGCGAACAGGCCGACGCGCAGCTCCTCGAGCATCCACCGAACGCGCACGAGCGTCGGGTCGGCCTCGGGGTCGATCGGGATCCGCCCGCCCGCGGCATCGAACGCGGCGACCGCCGGCTCGAGCTGGTTCGCGGCCTGCCGGTCGCGTCCGGGGTTGTCGACGAGCTTGCGCACGCGCAGCGTGATCGCCTCGAGGTAGCGCGGCAGGTGCCGCAGCCGCTCGAGCCCGGTCGCCGACACGAAGCCGTTCGGCACGAGCCCCGCCAGCTGCGCCCGCATGTCGCCGAGCGCTGCCATCAGGTGGATGCTCGAGGCGGCCGAGATGGCGCGGTCGGCCTCGCGCGCGGCCTTCAGGATGCGCGCGACCAGCGCGACCGTCTCGAACATGCGGTCGACGACGCCGGCCGACACGGCATCGCGCACGGCCTCGAACTCGGCCCGCGTGCGCAGCAGGCCGTCGGGGTGGCGAGCCCGCAACTCGGCGTCGACGCAGGCCGCCAGGCAGTCGTCGAGCAGCGCACGCGTGCCCGAGTACGCGCTCGCCGCGAGCGAGAGCTTCTCCTCGTTCGACAGGTGCTCCTGCACGTAGGCGACCGGCGTCGGCGTCGCGAGCACGAGCAGCCGGCGGATGCCGCGCCGCGTCGCCCGGTCGCGCTCCTCCGCCGTGGCGACGAGGCGCAGCGCGACCGACGTCTTCTCGTCGACGAGTGCCGGATACGCGCGGATCACGTTGCCCGCCTGGCGCGTGTCGACGTGCGCGGGCAGCTCGTCCCACTCCCACGTCGTGATCCCGGACTTCTCGGCGATGGTGATTCCCGCCGGCCCGGGAGCCCGCGACGCGGGCGTCTCGAGCTCGGGCTGCTCGCGTGCCGCGGTTCGCGTCGACGGCTTCGACGGTCTCTCGCCCCGCGAGTTCCCCGTCACGGCCTTCGCCACCGCGTCGCGGCTGCGGCTCGCGAGCCGCGACTGCAGCTCGCCGAGGTCCTTCGACGACCCGACCGTGCGGCCGCGCTCGTCGACCGCGCGATACGTGACCCGCAGGTGCGGCGGAACGCGCTCGAGGTCGAAGTCCGACGGGTCGACGGGCGCGAACGTGAGCCGCCGGATCGCCTGCGCGAGCATCGCGGTGAACGGCTCGCGCTCGGCGCCCCCCTCGGGGCCGTCGGGCAGCTCGGCCGAGATCCGCGCCGCCCACTCGGCGGCGGGCACGACCTGGCGGCGCAGCACCTTCGGCAGGGTGCGGAGCAGTGCCGTGATGAGTTCGTCGCGCAGCCCCGGCACCTGCCAGTCGAACCCGTCGGGGCGCACGCGCGGCAGGAGCACGAGCGGCACCACCGCCGTGACGCCGTCGTCCTCGGCGCCCGGCTCGAACCGGTAGGCGAGCGAGTAGGTCTGGTCGGCCTGCCGCCAGCGATCGGGGAAGCCGTCGCCGCGGTCCTCATCGGCCTCGTCGCCGAGCAGGTCGGCGCGCGTCATCGTGAGCAGGCCGGGTCGAATGCGGTGCTCGCCGCGCCACCAGCGCTCGAACGCGCGCGTGTCCGCGACATCCGCGGGCACCCGTGCCTCGTAGAACGCCACGACGGCCTCGTCGCCCGCGAGGATGTCGCGACGGCGCGTGCGCTCCTCGACCTCGCCGAGCTCGCGGCGCAGCGCGCGGTTGGCCCGCACGAACGAGAAGAGGCGCCCGTCGAGGCGGTTCGTGTCCCAGTCCTCCTCGACGAGCGCGTGCCGGATGAACAGCTCGCGCGCGAGCAGCGCGTCGACGCGGGCGAGCTGGATGCGTCGCTTGGCCACGATCGGCACGCCGAAGAGCGTGACCTTCTCGTCGGCGACGGCCGACCCCTGCCGGCGCTCCCACCGCGGCTCGGAGTAGGTGCGCTTCGCGAGCGGGCCGGCGAGCTGCTCGGCCCAGGCCGGGTCGATGGCCGCGTTCGTGCGCGCGAACAGGCGGCTCGTCTCGACGAGCTCGGCGCTCATGAGCGCCGCCGGCGGCTTCTTCGCGAGCGCCGAGCCGGGGAACACCACGAACCGCGCGTTCCGGGCGCCGAGGAACTCGGCCTGCTGCCGCCGTCCCCGTCGCTCGGATTCGCGCGCGGCGCCCGCACCGCCGCGCCCGCTCGACGTCTTCGCGTCGTCGCGGAGGCCGATCTGCGAGAGGAGCCCGGCGAGCAGGGCGCGATGGATCCCGTCGGGGTTCGGGGCGCCCGCGTCCTTCGCCACATGCAGCCCGAGTGGCTTCGCGAGGCGCACGAGCTGCCGGTAGAGGTCCTGCCACTCGCGCACGCGCAGGTAGTTGAGGAACTCCGCCTTGCACATGCGCCGGAACGCGCTGCCCGAGAGCTCGCGCTGCCGCTCCTCGAGGTGGTTCCAGAGGTTGAGGAGCGAGAGGAAGTCGCTGCCGGGGTCGACGAACCGGGCGTGGAAGCCGTCGGCCTGCTCGCGCTTGTCGAGCGGGCGCTCGCGGGGATCCTGGATCGTGAGGCCGGCCACGATCGCGAGCACCTCGCGCGACACGCCCTGCGTCTTCGACTCGAGGACCATGCGGGCGAACCGCGGCTCGATCGGCAGCCGCGCGAGCTGCCGCCCGACGCGCGTCAGCTGCGGGCCGTCACCTTCGCCGTCGTCGTCGATCGCCCCGAGCTCTCGCAGCAGGTCGAGGCCGTCGCGGATGCCGCGGGTGTCGGGCGGGGTGAGGAACGGGAAGTCCTCCACCGCGCCGAGCCCGAGCGAGGCCATCTGCAGGATGACCGCCGCGAGGTTGGTGCGCAGGATCTCGGGATCGGTGTACTCGGAGCGCTTCTCGTAGTCGCCCTCGGCGTACAGGCGGATGGCGATGCCGTCGCTCGTGCGGCCCGACCGCCCCGACCGCTGGTTCGCCGACGCCTGCGAGATCGGCTCGATCGGCAGGCGCTGCACCTTCGATCGCGCCGAGTAACGGCTGATGCGCGCCGTGCCGGCGTCGACGACGTAGCGGATGCCGGGCACCGTGAGGCTCGTCTCGGCGACGTTCGTGGCGAGGACGATCCGGCGCCGCAGGCCCGCGACCTTCGAGGGCTCGAACACGCGGTGCTGGTCGGCCGAGGAGAGCCGGCCGTAGAGTGGGAGCACCTCGGTCTCGCCGCCGCCGCGCCGCGTCGCGTGCGCGCGCACCGCGGCCTCCGCGTCGCGGATCTCGCTCTCGCCCGAGAGGAAGA is a genomic window containing:
- the hrpA gene encoding ATP-dependent RNA helicase HrpA, which codes for MLPAITYPADLPVSGQREEIARAIRDHQVVIVAGATGSGKTTQLPKICLELGRERIAHTQPRRIAARTIAERISEELGVELGDLVGYQVRFTDRASEATRIKVMTDGILLNEIHHDRDLRRYDTIIIDEAHERSLNIDFLLGYLKRLLPRRPELRVIVTSATIDPESFARHFATVSTDGGAGEPAPVIEVSGRTYPVEVRYRPLVAESPSTGSGDDSDDEGAAAEDRDVQRGILDALDELDREARGDVLVFLSGESEIRDAEAAVRAHATRRGGGETEVLPLYGRLSSADQHRVFEPSKVAGLRRRIVLATNVAETSLTVPGIRYVVDAGTARISRYSARSKVQRLPIEPISQASANQRSGRSGRTSDGIAIRLYAEGDYEKRSEYTDPEILRTNLAAVILQMASLGLGAVEDFPFLTPPDTRGIRDGLDLLRELGAIDDDGEGDGPQLTRVGRQLARLPIEPRFARMVLESKTQGVSREVLAIVAGLTIQDPRERPLDKREQADGFHARFVDPGSDFLSLLNLWNHLEERQRELSGSAFRRMCKAEFLNYLRVREWQDLYRQLVRLAKPLGLHVAKDAGAPNPDGIHRALLAGLLSQIGLRDDAKTSSGRGGAGAARESERRGRRQQAEFLGARNARFVVFPGSALAKKPPAALMSAELVETSRLFARTNAAIDPAWAEQLAGPLAKRTYSEPRWERRQGSAVADEKVTLFGVPIVAKRRIQLARVDALLARELFIRHALVEEDWDTNRLDGRLFSFVRANRALRRELGEVEERTRRRDILAGDEAVVAFYEARVPADVADTRAFERWWRGEHRIRPGLLTMTRADLLGDEADEDRGDGFPDRWRQADQTYSLAYRFEPGAEDDGVTAVVPLVLLPRVRPDGFDWQVPGLRDELITALLRTLPKVLRRQVVPAAEWAARISAELPDGPEGGAEREPFTAMLAQAIRRLTFAPVDPSDFDLERVPPHLRVTYRAVDERGRTVGSSKDLGELQSRLASRSRDAVAKAVTGNSRGERPSKPSTRTAAREQPELETPASRAPGPAGITIAEKSGITTWEWDELPAHVDTRQAGNVIRAYPALVDEKTSVALRLVATAEERDRATRRGIRRLLVLATPTPVAYVQEHLSNEEKLSLAASAYSGTRALLDDCLAACVDAELRARHPDGLLRTRAEFEAVRDAVSAGVVDRMFETVALVARILKAAREADRAISAASSIHLMAALGDMRAQLAGLVPNGFVSATGLERLRHLPRYLEAITLRVRKLVDNPGRDRQAANQLEPAVAAFDAAGGRIPIDPEADPTLVRVRWMLEELRVGLFAQELRTAETVSPQRIAKALAEVGG
- a CDS encoding MFS transporter, whose product is MGSYTDLLRTSGVARIIAAQLTARFPSGMLSLAFLLHVEQQTGSYGAAGLVLAATSIGQAVAGPLTSRLMGRLGMRPVLITTLVICATAVVAIGVLPLTVPAYMAVGLVAGLSTPPVQSAVRTIYPKMVNSRQLTPLFSLDASAQEIIWVVGPVVTTFVSTQIGTVWGILLAAAMMIGGGIWFISSPELGRVRIPRSKRRFGAVLTRPPVMLATIVGFLLIGACAAVEAGVVAVFGHDGAEAGIVLAIFSVGSLAGGLFLGHVPIGPWSTARRMFIVFAGMALAAFVMDFWWLSATLFIAGIGIAPALAVLFAIVSASVKFSDTAEAYGWVGTGQLIGAALGSAVAGFLIDGYGAQGAFVAAAALALLGVLAAVLGKPWHPDLRERDASPIPDTEPVPAQPS
- a CDS encoding ArsR/SmtB family transcription factor codes for the protein MHAFDVLGDPVRRRILDLLAGGETSAGEVVDVVGEEFGITQPAVSRQLRILREHGFATVRPDGARRLYSIDPGGLDDADRQLERYRTMWTAGLAALHTEVARGKRSRRAAAGRAPREEP
- a CDS encoding SRPBCC domain-containing protein, translated to MAVTSDIAPDEPGLLLEFHEVYDTDPDDLWQAITTPERLARFMAVHRGEFRLGGRWQAFGTDGTVYCDGEVTACDRPHGFTTTWTVVGEPPSLLTVALEPDGERTRLHIRHEHVTQPEYGPGWHAYLEALSRHLAEPDAPRDRDAWVRRFGELAPAYEERFAALGVSGGVAED